A stretch of the Streptomyces sp. NBC_00078 genome encodes the following:
- a CDS encoding GNAT family N-acetyltransferase has translation MDIVIRQADPGEYETLGEITAQAYLQDGLLTFGESDRYLGELRNVAKRAASADVLVAMADGKLLGGVTYVPSGGPMADVARPGEAEIRMLAVAQGARGRGTGEALVRACIERARAAEDCTGIVLSTQQLMHTAHRIYRRLGFVRAPERDWNPLPDHPDLTLHTYELTL, from the coding sequence ATGGACATCGTGATCCGGCAGGCGGACCCCGGCGAGTACGAGACTCTCGGCGAGATCACCGCCCAGGCCTACCTCCAGGACGGCCTACTGACGTTCGGCGAGAGCGACCGATACCTCGGCGAACTGCGGAACGTGGCCAAGCGGGCGGCCTCGGCCGACGTACTGGTCGCCATGGCGGACGGGAAGCTGCTCGGCGGAGTCACCTACGTCCCGTCCGGCGGACCCATGGCCGACGTGGCCCGGCCGGGGGAGGCGGAGATACGGATGCTCGCGGTCGCGCAGGGGGCGCGGGGACGCGGGACCGGCGAGGCTCTCGTGCGGGCGTGCATCGAGCGGGCGCGGGCCGCGGAGGACTGCACGGGCATCGTCCTGTCGACCCAGCAGCTGATGCACACCGCCCACCGCATCTACCGGCGCCTGGGCTTCGTCCGCGCCCCGGAGCGGGACTGGAATCCCCTTCCGGACCACCCCGACCTCACCCTGCACACCTATGAGTTGACGCTCTGA
- the mctP gene encoding monocarboxylate uptake permease MctP, whose protein sequence is MNDGVNGVALGVFIFFFLAVTAMGFLAARWRKAENESLDEWGLGGRSFGTWVTWFLLGGDLYTAYTFVAVPAAIYAAGAAGFFAVPYTILVYPLIFTFLPRLWSVSHRHGYVTTSDFVRGRFGSKGLSLAVAVTGILATMPYIALQLVGIQAVLDVMGVGGGENTNWFVKDLPLLIAFGVLAAYTYSSGLRAPALIAFVKDGLIYLVIAVAIIYIPIKLGGFDDIFAKAGHAFTQTNPATGKPRGALAPAEPGQWTYATLALGSALALFMYPHSITATLSSKSRNVIRRNTTILPLYSLMLGLLALLGFMAIAAGVKVTNGQLAIPQLFENMFPDWFAGVAFAAIGIGALVPAAIMSIAAANLFTRNIYKDFIRPDATPAQETKVSKLVSLLVKVGALVFVLTMDKTVAINFQLLGGIWILQTFPALVGGLFTRWFHRWALLAGWAVGMVYGTLAAYGVASPTQKHFGGSAKEIPGIGEIGYIGLTAFVLNVVVTVVLTFVLKAVKAPEGIDETRPEDYTADAGDAGVQVELPPATAGTSH, encoded by the coding sequence ATGAACGACGGCGTGAACGGCGTCGCACTCGGCGTCTTCATCTTCTTCTTCCTGGCCGTCACGGCCATGGGCTTCCTGGCCGCCCGCTGGCGCAAGGCCGAGAACGAGAGCCTGGACGAATGGGGCCTGGGCGGACGGTCGTTCGGCACCTGGGTCACCTGGTTCCTGCTCGGCGGCGACCTGTACACCGCCTACACCTTCGTGGCGGTCCCGGCGGCGATCTACGCGGCGGGCGCGGCCGGCTTCTTCGCGGTGCCGTACACCATCCTCGTCTACCCGCTGATCTTCACGTTCCTGCCCCGCCTGTGGTCGGTCTCGCACCGGCACGGATACGTGACGACCTCGGACTTCGTACGCGGCCGCTTCGGCTCGAAGGGGCTGTCGCTGGCGGTCGCCGTCACCGGCATCCTGGCCACCATGCCGTACATCGCGCTCCAGCTGGTCGGCATCCAGGCCGTCCTTGACGTGATGGGAGTGGGCGGCGGCGAGAACACCAACTGGTTCGTGAAGGACCTGCCGCTGCTGATCGCGTTCGGCGTGCTGGCGGCCTACACGTACTCCTCGGGTCTGCGGGCCCCCGCGCTGATCGCGTTCGTGAAGGACGGGCTGATCTACCTCGTCATCGCGGTGGCCATCATCTACATCCCGATCAAGCTGGGCGGCTTCGACGACATCTTCGCGAAGGCGGGTCACGCGTTCACGCAGACCAACCCGGCGACGGGCAAGCCGCGCGGTGCGCTGGCGCCGGCCGAGCCGGGCCAGTGGACGTACGCCACACTGGCGTTGGGCTCCGCGCTCGCGCTCTTCATGTACCCGCACTCGATCACGGCGACGCTGTCCTCGAAGAGCCGCAACGTGATCCGCCGCAACACCACGATTCTGCCGCTGTACTCCCTGATGCTGGGCCTCCTCGCCCTGCTGGGCTTCATGGCGATCGCGGCGGGGGTCAAGGTCACCAACGGGCAGCTGGCCATCCCGCAGCTGTTCGAGAACATGTTCCCCGACTGGTTCGCGGGCGTGGCCTTCGCGGCGATCGGCATCGGTGCCCTCGTCCCGGCGGCCATCATGTCGATCGCGGCCGCGAACCTGTTCACCCGCAACATCTACAAGGACTTCATCAGGCCGGACGCGACGCCGGCGCAGGAGACCAAGGTCTCCAAGCTGGTCTCGCTGCTGGTGAAGGTGGGCGCGCTCGTCTTCGTCCTCACCATGGACAAGACGGTCGCGATCAACTTCCAGCTCCTGGGCGGCATCTGGATCCTGCAGACCTTCCCGGCGCTGGTCGGCGGTCTGTTCACCCGCTGGTTCCACCGCTGGGCGCTGCTCGCGGGCTGGGCGGTCGGCATGGTCTACGGCACCCTCGCCGCATACGGCGTCGCCTCCCCCACGCAGAAGCACTTCGGAGGCTCGGCCAAGGAGATCCCCGGCATCGGGGAGATCGGCTACATCGGCCTGACGGCGTTCGTCCTGAACGTGGTGGTGACGGTGGTCCTGACCTTCGTCCTCAAGGCCGTGAAGGCCCCTGAGGGCATCGACGAGACCAGGCCGGAGGACTACACGGCGGACGCGGGCGACGCCGGCGTTCAGGTGGAGCTGCCGCCGGCGACCGCGGGGACGTCCCACTAG
- a CDS encoding DUF3311 domain-containing protein, which translates to MSEVPEVRPPVVTPVRVVIALCLIAPFVAMLWVGSYAKTDPAFIGIPFFYWYQMLWVLISTALTMTAYKLWQRDQRARASQKGGAPE; encoded by the coding sequence ATGTCCGAAGTGCCCGAAGTGAGACCACCGGTGGTGACACCGGTCCGTGTGGTCATCGCCCTGTGCCTGATCGCACCGTTCGTGGCGATGCTGTGGGTCGGCTCCTACGCCAAGACGGACCCGGCGTTCATCGGGATCCCGTTCTTCTACTGGTACCAGATGCTGTGGGTGCTCATCTCCACGGCGCTGACCATGACCGCGTACAAGCTGTGGCAGCGTGACCAGCGCGCCCGCGCCTCGCAGAAGGGCGGTGCGCCGGAATGA
- a CDS encoding GntR family transcriptional regulator: MTTDVSSAENEGGASVRTARVPKYYRLKKHLLDMTETQSPGTPVPPERTLAAEFDTSRTTVRQALQELVVEGRLERIQGKGTFVAKPKVSQALQLTSYTEDMRAQGLEPTSQLLDIGYITADDRLAELLDITAGGRVLRIERLRMANSEPMAIETTHLSAKRFPALRRSLVKYTSLYTALAEVYDVHLAEAEETIETSLATPREAGLLGTDVGLPMLMLSRHSLDRGSQPVEWVRSVYRGDRYKFVARLKRPVD, encoded by the coding sequence ATGACCACCGATGTCAGCAGTGCGGAGAACGAGGGCGGGGCGAGTGTCCGTACCGCGCGCGTCCCCAAGTACTACCGCCTGAAGAAGCACCTGCTCGACATGACGGAGACGCAGTCGCCCGGCACGCCGGTACCGCCCGAGCGCACACTGGCCGCCGAGTTCGACACCTCCCGCACGACGGTGCGCCAGGCCCTCCAGGAGCTGGTGGTCGAGGGCCGCCTGGAGCGGATCCAGGGCAAGGGCACGTTCGTGGCCAAGCCGAAGGTGTCGCAGGCGCTACAACTCACCTCGTACACCGAGGACATGCGCGCCCAGGGACTCGAACCCACCTCGCAGCTGCTGGACATCGGCTACATCACCGCCGACGACCGCCTCGCCGAGCTGCTCGACATCACGGCCGGCGGCCGGGTACTGCGGATCGAACGCCTCCGGATGGCCAACTCCGAACCGATGGCCATCGAGACCACGCACCTGAGCGCCAAGCGCTTCCCGGCCCTGCGCAGGTCACTGGTCAAGTACACGTCCCTCTACACCGCACTCGCCGAGGTCTACGACGTCCATCTCGCCGAGGCCGAGGAGACCATCGAGACCTCACTGGCCACCCCGCGCGAGGCGGGCCTGCTCGGCACCGACGTGGGCCTGCCCATGCTGATGCTCTCCCGGCACTCACTGGACCGGGGGAGCCAGCCGGTGGAGTGGGTGCGGTCGGTGTACCGGGGGGACCGCTACAAGTTCGTGGCACGACTGAAGAGGCCTGTCGACTGA
- a CDS encoding extracellular solute-binding protein, producing the protein MKRKLTVAIGIAGMMVSIAACGGNDDNGSSHSGADAKELTVWLTVDAQNNWPDLVKAADAAVKKAHPGIKINHEYYGWPDKNTKLDAVLATDKAPDVVEMGNTEMLGYMVKGAFAPVDAAKFTNSAAWLDGLKASVTYGGKTYGVPYYAGGRVANWRKDVFAAAGVKTPPKTYAELTAALDKVQKKEGDKFSAWYQPTRDWYAAMSFVYDAGGSIAKESGGQWKATLSSPESVKGLTAFKNVVDKYMHGDKTKDESDRYIVYGQGKSGMIFGAAWEGATSADPKNDKTGKLKNNLENFVMPGPSGKNMPVFLGGSDLAIPVKSKAQAVAAEWINAFTGPSGQKGLIAKGNLPNNKTDLATLKSDPATAVPATAAESNWFVPMAPGWGQVEKAQVLQTMLQNIGTGKKSVEAAAKEADAAIDKVINTK; encoded by the coding sequence GTGAAGCGCAAGCTGACAGTCGCGATCGGCATCGCGGGCATGATGGTCTCCATCGCCGCGTGCGGCGGCAATGACGACAACGGCTCTTCCCACAGCGGCGCGGACGCCAAGGAACTGACCGTCTGGCTCACCGTCGACGCCCAGAACAACTGGCCCGACCTGGTGAAGGCCGCCGACGCCGCGGTCAAGAAGGCGCATCCCGGCATCAAGATCAACCACGAGTACTACGGCTGGCCGGACAAGAACACCAAGCTCGACGCCGTCCTCGCCACCGACAAGGCGCCGGACGTGGTCGAGATGGGCAACACCGAGATGCTCGGCTACATGGTCAAGGGCGCCTTCGCCCCCGTCGACGCCGCGAAGTTCACCAACTCCGCCGCCTGGCTCGACGGCCTCAAGGCCTCGGTGACGTACGGCGGCAAGACCTACGGCGTCCCGTACTACGCGGGTGGCCGCGTCGCCAACTGGCGCAAGGACGTGTTCGCCGCGGCCGGCGTCAAGACCCCGCCGAAGACGTACGCCGAACTCACCGCCGCCCTCGACAAGGTGCAGAAGAAGGAGGGCGACAAGTTCTCCGCCTGGTACCAGCCCACCCGGGACTGGTACGCGGCCATGTCCTTCGTCTACGACGCCGGCGGCTCCATCGCCAAGGAGTCGGGCGGCCAGTGGAAGGCGACCCTCTCCTCGCCGGAGTCCGTCAAGGGCCTCACCGCGTTCAAGAACGTCGTCGACAAGTACATGCACGGCGACAAGACCAAGGACGAGTCCGACCGTTACATCGTCTACGGCCAGGGCAAGTCCGGCATGATCTTCGGCGCAGCGTGGGAGGGCGCGACCTCCGCCGACCCGAAGAACGACAAGACCGGCAAGCTCAAGAACAACCTCGAGAACTTCGTCATGCCGGGTCCGTCCGGCAAGAACATGCCCGTCTTCCTGGGCGGCTCCGACCTCGCCATCCCGGTGAAGTCCAAGGCGCAGGCCGTCGCCGCCGAGTGGATCAACGCCTTCACCGGCCCCTCCGGCCAGAAGGGCCTGATCGCCAAGGGCAACCTGCCCAACAACAAGACCGACCTCGCGACCCTGAAGAGCGACCCCGCGACGGCGGTCCCGGCCACCGCTGCCGAGTCCAACTGGTTCGTCCCGATGGCGCCGGGCTGGGGTCAGGTCGAGAAGGCCCAGGTCCTGCAGACCATGCTGCAGAACATCGGCACCGGCAAGAAGTCGGTCGAGGCAGCCGCGAAGGAAGCGGACGCCGCGATCGACAAGGTCATCAACACCAAGTGA
- a CDS encoding carbohydrate ABC transporter permease, translating to MSAADTTTPAKVPPPRQAPPPAPVTKYPRRARTSGGSATPWLLLAPCLLILALVLGYPLVRLVTLSLQKFGQSQLWGFQPADWVGFDNFSGVLGDGEFWQVVVRTIVFAAGSVVFTMVLGMLIALLLQRVSGWVKTLVNIVLVASWGMPIIVATTVFKWLFDADYGILNALLSKLPGVDLIGHNWFASGPQGLAVIMLLVVWGAVPFVVITLSAGLTQVPAELEEAARLDGAGSWGVFRHVTLPILKPIIVMLTTLSVIWDMGVFPQVFVMRNGHPEQEFQLLTTYSYDRAFVVNDYAQGSAIALITVVLMLGVVAVYMRQMLKIGEVE from the coding sequence ATGAGTGCCGCAGACACGACCACCCCCGCCAAGGTGCCGCCGCCGCGGCAGGCGCCGCCACCGGCGCCGGTCACCAAGTACCCACGCAGAGCCCGGACTTCGGGCGGCTCGGCCACGCCGTGGCTGCTGCTCGCACCCTGCCTGCTGATCCTGGCGCTGGTCCTCGGCTATCCCCTGGTCCGCCTGGTCACCCTCTCCTTGCAGAAGTTCGGGCAGTCCCAGCTGTGGGGCTTCCAGCCGGCCGACTGGGTCGGGTTCGACAACTTCAGCGGCGTACTGGGCGACGGCGAGTTCTGGCAGGTCGTGGTGCGCACGATCGTCTTCGCGGCCGGCTCGGTCGTCTTCACCATGGTGCTGGGCATGCTGATCGCCCTGCTCCTGCAGCGGGTCTCCGGCTGGGTGAAGACGCTCGTCAACATCGTCCTCGTGGCCAGCTGGGGCATGCCCATCATCGTCGCCACCACGGTCTTCAAGTGGCTGTTCGACGCCGACTACGGCATCCTCAACGCGCTGCTCAGCAAGCTGCCCGGGGTCGACCTGATCGGCCACAACTGGTTCGCGAGCGGACCGCAGGGCCTGGCCGTGATCATGCTGCTGGTGGTCTGGGGAGCCGTCCCCTTCGTCGTCATCACCCTCAGCGCCGGCCTCACCCAGGTCCCCGCCGAACTGGAAGAAGCGGCCAGGCTGGACGGCGCCGGCTCTTGGGGCGTCTTCCGCCACGTCACCCTGCCCATCCTCAAGCCGATCATCGTGATGCTCACGACCCTGTCGGTCATCTGGGACATGGGCGTCTTCCCGCAGGTCTTCGTGATGCGCAACGGCCACCCCGAGCAGGAGTTCCAGCTCCTGACCACCTACTCGTACGACCGTGCCTTCGTCGTCAACGACTACGCGCAGGGCTCGGCGATCGCCCTGATCACCGTGGTGCTGATGCTCGGTGTGGTCGCCGTGTACATGCGCCAGATGCTGAAGATCGGAGAGGTCGAATGA
- a CDS encoding carbohydrate ABC transporter permease, producing the protein MDAVATAGSGAGRGRGSTPRPRRSKLGWNLLGLLVFLTAGFPVYWMLNTAIKPAKDTIDPDPSLLPTGFTLDNFRRALAIADFWGPVGRSLIVSLTVVAIGIVVGMLAALAISRFAFRGRKIVIVGILAVQMVPLVAMIIPIFLLLNDLEQYDKLSGLIITYLTFILPFTVWTLRGFIVNIPKELEEAAMVDGCSRTGAFIRVVFPLLAPGMVATSVYGFIQAWNEYLYALMLLSQKNQTATVWLGNFTTKHGTEYAPMMAGATMMAVPIVVLFLLVQRKMAAGLTAGAVKG; encoded by the coding sequence ATGGACGCCGTCGCCACCGCGGGGAGCGGGGCAGGGCGCGGACGGGGGAGCACTCCGCGGCCCCGCAGGTCCAAGCTCGGCTGGAACCTCCTCGGTCTCCTCGTCTTCCTCACCGCCGGCTTCCCCGTCTACTGGATGCTCAACACGGCCATCAAGCCGGCCAAGGACACCATCGACCCCGACCCGAGCCTGCTGCCGACCGGCTTCACGCTCGACAACTTCCGCCGGGCGCTGGCCATCGCGGACTTCTGGGGCCCGGTCGGCCGCAGCCTGATCGTCTCCCTCACCGTGGTGGCGATCGGCATCGTCGTCGGCATGCTGGCCGCGCTCGCCATCTCCCGGTTCGCCTTCCGCGGCCGCAAGATCGTCATCGTCGGCATCCTCGCGGTCCAGATGGTCCCGCTGGTCGCCATGATCATCCCGATCTTCCTGCTCCTGAACGACCTGGAGCAGTACGACAAGCTCTCCGGCCTGATCATCACGTACCTGACCTTCATCCTCCCCTTCACGGTGTGGACGCTGCGCGGCTTCATCGTCAACATCCCCAAGGAGCTGGAGGAGGCGGCGATGGTGGACGGCTGTTCCCGCACGGGCGCCTTCATCCGGGTCGTCTTCCCGCTCCTGGCCCCGGGCATGGTCGCCACCTCGGTCTACGGCTTCATCCAGGCCTGGAACGAGTACCTCTACGCCCTGATGCTGCTCAGCCAGAAGAACCAGACCGCGACGGTCTGGCTCGGCAACTTCACCACCAAGCACGGCACCGAATACGCGCCGATGATGGCCGGAGCCACGATGATGGCCGTGCCGATCGTCGTGCTGTTCCTCCTCGTCCAGCGCAAGATGGCCGCGGGCCTGACCGCGGGCGCAGTGAAGGGATAA
- a CDS encoding glycoside hydrolase family 3 protein, which translates to MTTFASGTAASNPEKDGLTRDALSVLQPGFTGTTAPDWLLRRLGEGLASVGLFGRNIASPGQLAALTAQLRAERDDVLVAIDEEGGDVTRLEVRTGSSFPGNLALGAVDDVELTREVATELGRRLAACGVNLNWAPSADVNSNPDNPVIGVRSFGADTGLVARHTAAYVTGLQSAGVAACTKHFPGHGDTAVDSHHALPRIEADTAVLNSRELVPFRAAIAAGTRAIMSAHILVPALDPDRPATLSRTVLTDLLRGELGYDGLIVTDGMEMQAIAGTYGIERGSVLALAAGADAICVGGGLADDETVRRLRDALVSAVHTGELAEERLADAAQRVRALARWTAAAGPADAERTADPEVGLRAARRALKVTGAERFTPLTEPPYVAALTPVANIAVGDETPWGVAAELFRLLPGTETGSFAGEHAGRTALAAAGPRRIVAVVRDEHRHPWMATALDTLLAARPDTIVVEMGLPQAPARGALHIATHGAARVCGRAAAEVIAGE; encoded by the coding sequence ATGACGACATTCGCCAGCGGTACAGCCGCATCCAATCCAGAAAAGGACGGCCTGACCCGCGACGCCCTGTCCGTCCTGCAACCGGGCTTCACCGGCACCACCGCCCCCGACTGGCTGCTGCGCCGCCTCGGGGAGGGCCTCGCCTCGGTCGGCCTGTTCGGCCGCAACATCGCCTCGCCCGGACAACTGGCAGCCCTGACCGCCCAGTTGCGCGCCGAACGCGACGACGTCCTCGTCGCCATCGACGAGGAGGGCGGGGACGTGACCCGCCTGGAGGTGCGGACCGGTTCCAGCTTCCCCGGCAACCTCGCGCTGGGAGCGGTGGACGACGTGGAACTGACCCGGGAGGTGGCCACCGAGCTGGGCCGCCGCCTGGCCGCCTGCGGGGTGAACCTCAACTGGGCCCCGTCGGCCGACGTGAACTCCAATCCGGACAACCCCGTGATCGGCGTACGCTCCTTCGGCGCCGACACCGGCCTGGTCGCCCGGCACACCGCCGCCTACGTCACCGGCCTGCAGTCCGCCGGGGTCGCCGCCTGCACCAAGCACTTCCCGGGCCACGGTGACACGGCCGTCGACTCCCACCACGCCCTGCCCCGCATCGAAGCCGACACGGCGGTACTGAACTCCCGCGAACTGGTGCCCTTCCGCGCGGCCATCGCCGCCGGCACCCGCGCCATCATGAGCGCCCACATCCTGGTCCCCGCCCTGGACCCGGACCGCCCGGCCACGCTCTCACGCACCGTCCTCACCGATCTCCTGCGCGGCGAACTCGGCTACGACGGCCTGATCGTCACCGACGGCATGGAGATGCAGGCCATCGCCGGGACGTACGGCATCGAGCGGGGCAGCGTCCTCGCCCTGGCCGCCGGCGCCGACGCGATCTGCGTGGGCGGCGGCCTCGCCGACGACGAGACCGTGCGACGCCTGCGCGACGCCCTCGTCTCGGCGGTGCACACCGGTGAACTCGCCGAGGAACGCCTGGCGGACGCGGCGCAACGGGTCCGGGCGCTGGCCCGCTGGACCGCCGCCGCGGGACCGGCCGACGCGGAACGCACCGCCGACCCGGAGGTCGGCCTGCGTGCGGCCCGCCGCGCCCTGAAGGTGACCGGCGCCGAACGCTTCACCCCGCTCACCGAACCGCCCTACGTCGCCGCCCTCACCCCCGTCGCCAACATCGCGGTCGGCGACGAGACACCCTGGGGCGTCGCAGCGGAACTGTTCCGCCTTCTCCCCGGCACCGAGACGGGCAGCTTCGCCGGCGAGCACGCGGGCCGCACGGCCCTGGCCGCGGCCGGCCCCCGCCGCATCGTGGCCGTAGTCCGCGACGAACACCGCCACCCCTGGATGGCCACGGCCCTCGACACGCTGCTTGCCGCCCGCCCCGACACGATCGTGGTCGAGATGGGCCTCCCGCAGGCGCCGGCCCGTGGCGCCCTCCACATCGCCACCCACGGCGCAGCCCGGGTCTGCGGCCGCGCGGCGGCAGAGGTCATCGCGGGAGAGTAG
- the nagB gene encoding glucosamine-6-phosphate deaminase, whose amino-acid sequence MEVVIVPDAKSGGELIAEAMAQLLRRKPEALLGVATGSTPLPIYEALAAKVRSGAADASRARIAQLDEYVGLPAEHPESYRSVLRREVLEPLGIGMDAFMGPDGTAEDVLGACEAYDATLAEAGGVDLQVLGIGTDGHIGFNEPCSSLASRTRIKTLTEQTRIDNARFFEGDIEQVPHHVITQGIGTILEARHLVLLATGEGKADAVAATVEGPVAAVCPASALQLHPHATVVVDEGAASKLKLADYFRHTYVNKPDWQGI is encoded by the coding sequence GTGGAAGTTGTCATCGTTCCGGACGCCAAGTCGGGCGGCGAGCTCATCGCCGAGGCCATGGCCCAGCTCCTGCGGCGCAAGCCCGAGGCGCTGCTCGGCGTGGCCACCGGCTCGACCCCGCTGCCCATCTACGAGGCGCTCGCGGCCAAGGTCCGATCGGGTGCCGCGGATGCCTCGCGGGCGCGGATCGCGCAGCTCGACGAGTATGTGGGGCTGCCGGCCGAGCATCCGGAGTCGTACCGTTCCGTGCTCAGGCGCGAGGTGCTGGAGCCGCTCGGGATAGGGATGGACGCCTTCATGGGGCCCGACGGTACGGCCGAGGACGTGTTGGGGGCGTGCGAGGCGTACGACGCGACGCTGGCCGAGGCCGGCGGGGTCGATCTGCAGGTGCTCGGGATCGGGACCGACGGACACATCGGGTTCAACGAGCCGTGCTCGTCCCTCGCCTCGCGCACCCGGATCAAGACGCTGACCGAGCAGACCCGGATCGACAACGCGCGTTTCTTCGAGGGCGACATCGAGCAGGTGCCGCACCACGTGATCACGCAGGGCATCGGGACGATCCTGGAGGCGCGGCACCTGGTGCTCCTCGCGACGGGAGAGGGCAAGGCGGACGCGGTCGCTGCGACGGTCGAGGGGCCGGTGGCCGCGGTGTGCCCGGCGTCGGCTCTGCAACTGCATCCGCATGCGACGGTTGTGGTAGACGAGGGCGCGGCGTCCAAGCTGAAGTTGGCCGACTACTTCAGGCACACCTACGTCAACAAGCCTGACTGGCAGGGGATTTAG
- a CDS encoding SIS domain-containing protein, which yields MAREMAEQPTVLRRILEQGAPVIRQVAQDVAARKPRFVMLTARGTSDNAALYAKYLLEIRLGLPCGLTSMSTTTAYGARPDLTDVLVVAVSQSGGSPDLVASTRAAREAGAITLAVTNNADSPLAGVSEYHVDMMAGPEKALPATKTYTASLLALYLFVEGLRGGDGAPAKVLPDLAEQLLARQDEVRALAARYRFAERMVITSRGYGYPTAKEAALKLMETSYIPALSYSGADLLHGPLAMVDNVSPVIAVVTDGRGGEALQPVLDRLRGRGADLFVVGPRSQVEQASAGFVLPTDGVAEEVQPILEIIPLQLLAHEITIARGQDPDAPRALAKVTETH from the coding sequence ATGGCCCGTGAAATGGCCGAGCAGCCCACCGTGCTGCGCCGCATCCTCGAGCAGGGCGCCCCCGTCATCCGCCAGGTGGCCCAGGACGTCGCCGCCCGCAAACCCCGCTTCGTGATGCTGACCGCCCGCGGCACCTCCGACAACGCCGCCCTCTACGCCAAGTACCTCCTGGAGATCCGTCTCGGCCTGCCCTGCGGCCTCACCTCGATGTCCACCACCACGGCGTACGGCGCCCGCCCCGACCTCACCGACGTCCTCGTCGTCGCCGTCAGCCAGTCCGGCGGTTCCCCGGACCTGGTGGCCTCGACCCGTGCCGCCCGTGAGGCCGGCGCGATCACCCTCGCCGTCACCAACAACGCCGACTCACCGCTGGCCGGAGTCTCCGAGTACCACGTCGACATGATGGCCGGACCGGAGAAGGCCCTTCCCGCGACCAAGACCTATACGGCCTCCCTCCTCGCCCTCTACCTCTTCGTCGAAGGCCTGCGCGGCGGCGACGGTGCTCCCGCGAAGGTGCTGCCGGACCTCGCCGAGCAGCTGCTCGCCCGGCAGGATGAGGTCCGCGCCCTCGCCGCCCGCTACCGGTTCGCCGAACGCATGGTCATCACCTCCCGCGGCTACGGCTATCCCACGGCCAAGGAAGCCGCTCTCAAGCTCATGGAAACCAGCTACATCCCCGCCCTCTCCTACTCCGGCGCCGATCTGCTGCACGGCCCGCTCGCCATGGTCGACAACGTCTCCCCGGTCATCGCCGTCGTCACCGACGGCAGGGGCGGCGAAGCCCTGCAACCCGTCCTGGACCGGCTGCGCGGCCGCGGCGCCGACCTGTTCGTCGTCGGTCCCAGGAGCCAGGTCGAGCAGGCCTCGGCCGGCTTCGTCCTGCCCACCGACGGCGTGGCCGAGGAGGTTCAGCCGATCCTGGAGATCATTCCGCTGCAGCTGCTGGCCCACGAGATCACCATCGCCCGCGGCCAGGACCCGGACGCCCCCCGTGCACTGGCGAAGGTAACGGAGACGCACTGA
- a CDS encoding SDR family oxidoreductase translates to MGMLAGRTALVTGASRGIGRGIAERLGREGARVAVHYGRNERAAKETVTAIEAAGGSAFAIGVELGRPGDAQALWTEFDRHAEGLDILVNNAGIGSTRPIEEVDEQEYDRVFAVNVKAPFFLVKKGAERLRDGGRVINISSGLARTAVMPGNMAYAMTKGALDVFSRDLSKVLGARGITVNSVAPGFVDTDNTYELLHATEGGWAQAAAVSALGRVGEPADIADVVAFLASDAGRWVTGSWVDATGGSLT, encoded by the coding sequence ATGGGCATGCTTGCCGGCAGGACGGCACTGGTCACGGGAGCGAGCAGGGGGATCGGACGGGGGATCGCCGAGCGGCTGGGGCGCGAGGGTGCCCGGGTCGCAGTGCACTACGGGAGGAACGAGCGGGCTGCGAAGGAGACGGTGACCGCGATCGAGGCCGCGGGCGGTTCCGCGTTCGCGATCGGCGTCGAGCTGGGGCGGCCCGGGGACGCGCAGGCCCTCTGGACGGAGTTCGACCGGCATGCGGAGGGACTGGACATCCTGGTGAACAACGCCGGGATCGGGAGCACGCGGCCGATCGAGGAAGTAGACGAGCAGGAGTACGACAGGGTCTTCGCGGTGAATGTGAAGGCGCCGTTCTTCCTCGTCAAGAAGGGCGCGGAGCGGCTGCGGGACGGCGGCCGGGTCATCAACATCTCGTCCGGCCTCGCCCGGACCGCCGTCATGCCGGGGAACATGGCGTACGCGATGACCAAGGGCGCGCTGGACGTGTTCTCCCGGGACCTGTCGAAGGTGCTGGGCGCGCGGGGCATCACGGTGAACTCGGTGGCGCCGGGGTTCGTGGACACCGACAACACCTACGAGTTGCTGCACGCCACCGAGGGCGGCTGGGCACAGGCGGCCGCGGTCTCGGCGCTGGGGCGGGTGGGCGAGCCGGCCGACATAGCGGACGTGGTGGCGTTCCTGGCGTCGGACGCCGGCCGGTGGGTGACGGGGAGCTGGGTGGACGCGACCGGGGGTTCGCTCACGTAG